DNA from Chitinophaga pendula:
TTTGGTCTGGAGCTTAAATCGAACTTCAGTGAGACTTACGCCAACAAGTTCCGGGCGGTATATACTATTTTCCGGGACAAGCGTCATCCTTTCTCTACGCCGTTTCCGGTGCTGAACATTACGAAGTTCAACGTGCCATATATTGTGGCCGGGTATGAGCCATTTTCTGTCAACAATGTATTGAACCAGGATGCCTTGCAGCTGACGAACAACTTCAACATTATCCTGCCCAAACATACGATCACGGTGGGTGCTTCGTATGAGCAGTTTAAGTTTGGCAACTCGTTCAACCTGACGGCATTTGGCTTTGGATTATTTTCCGGCGTGGATATCAACACGTTTCTCACTACGGCTGCTGCCGGTGCATACGACGGCAGTGTAGCGTATGCGAAGAACCGGTCAGCTACGAATGAGTGGACCTGGTATTATCTCACGGTGGGTCAGGCGTCGGCCTATGTACAAGATGAGTGGAATGCTACGGAGCGGTTTAAGGTGACTTTGGGAGTGAGGGCGGACAAGGCCTTGTATTTCTCTGACAAGGCCAGCTACCGTAGTCCTAATATCAATGCGGACGGCACTTTTGCCGGTACTTTTGTGACCGGCAGCCCGACGGTGCCTAACCGGGATAATCTGGTATTGTTTGATGAGAACGGGCATGCTGTTAAAAACGGCGCGGGGCAGGATATTGACAATACACGTATGCCGAGCGGTAAGATACTGATCTCTCCCCGGCTGGGTTTCAACTGGGATATCAAAGGTGATAAGACGGCGCAGTTGCGAGGTGGGACGGGCCTGTTCACCGGGCGTTTCCCGTTTGTGTGGGTAGGTAATGCTATTGGCAATCCGTTTACCGGGTATTACAATGTGACATCCCGTGATTTTAAGTGGCCGCAGATATGGCGTTCGAACATCGGGATCGATTATAAATTAGGCAAGGGTACTATCCTTACAGCGGATGTGGCTTATACGAAAGACGTTCATTCTATGATGGTGCGTGACTACGGGCTGGGTACCCCTACCGGCAGGCTAAATGCAGGTACCGGCGATACGCGCAGTGTGTATCTGCCTGCTGACAAGGGTAATACAGGTACTTATGTATTTACGAATGCCAATGTGGGTTATTCCTTCAATACGACTATCCAGGCGCAGCAGAACTTTGGTAAGGGTTATAACCTGATGATCGGGTATAACTACCAGATAGCGAAGGATGCCAGTTCTATTTCTGCGGAGATCTCCGGTGATGCTTTTGACCGCAACCCGGTGTTGGGTAATGCGAATAAGGCGGTGGAGTCGACATCTTTGTACGGGAATACGCATCGCTTTACGCTGGCAGGTATCAAGAAGTTTGAGTACGGGAAGGGGCGGTTTGCCACTACTGTTTCCTTTTTTAGTAGCTGGACCAGCGGCAACCGGTTTTCTTATGTATACGGCGGGGACCTGAACAATGACGGTTCTGGCGCTAATGATCTGCTTTATGTGCCGACGCAGGGAGAGATCAGCAAGATGAATTTCGTTCCTTTTACGGATGCGAGTGGCAATGTGCAGAATGCGGCGGCGCAGGGGGCTGCTTTTGAAGCCTTTATACAGCAGGATAAATACTTACGCGGTCACCGTGGTGAATACACTGGTAAATATGCCGGGGAGACGCCCTGGTTCAGCCAGCTGGACCTGCGTATCTTACAGGACTTCAATTTCAAGTCGAAGGAACGGGTGAGCACTATCCAGGTGAGCCTGGACTTTGTGAACCTGGGTAATCTGATCAATAGTCGCTGGGGGCTTCGCAAGTACGCCAGTACGACGGGATATTATCAGCCGGTGACTTATGCCGGTAAGGACGGCAGCGGGGTAGCTACTTATCAGTTCGATCCTTCTCAGCGGGCTACTTTCATTACCAGCCCTGATCTTCCTTCTCGGTGGCAGCTACAGTTAGGTTTGCGTTATATTTTCTAGTAGTATATTCTTCTTTTTACGTGAAAGCTGGTCTGCATGCGGGCCAGCTTTCATTTTTGGGGGTATTTCCGGGGAGGGATGGGCTGGTGGCAACTTTCCCAATAAGTACTATATTAGCAATTAAAGCCAGGGATACCGGCGGTGCATGCCGGCGGTATGCTCACAACTACAGGAGTATGACGA
Protein-coding regions in this window:
- a CDS encoding TonB-dependent receptor, with the protein product MLLCFCFTISGVYAQVTTATLSGVVKDESGQALPGATVIVRYDDAGINKGLVTKSDGSFQVPNLRVGGPYTVSVTFTGFATKTASNIFLVLGQNTALDLRLSAAVGQLNEVVIGGRSPVFNDQRTGASTNISASQLRQLPTVSRSIDDYLRISPSASPTYNGISFAGRNGQYNNFSLDGAVFNNPFGLDAPTPGGQTNSQPISLDAIEQIQVNLAPYDVTQSGFTGAGVNTVTKSGSNRFTGTVYAFYRNDALSGSKIDGQKFKVPTLNSFQAGFSLGGAIKKNKLFYFINFESEQRKDEASAYVANNGNNAGDITTSRVLEDDLKAVSQLLQRRFGYNTGPYQQFDLQRKNYKWLGKIDWVISPQHSLAFTYNGMDASQEKLAHPNAINRRGPDAITLQFRNSGYEMVNKLHSFGLELKSNFSETYANKFRAVYTIFRDKRHPFSTPFPVLNITKFNVPYIVAGYEPFSVNNVLNQDALQLTNNFNIILPKHTITVGASYEQFKFGNSFNLTAFGFGLFSGVDINTFLTTAAAGAYDGSVAYAKNRSATNEWTWYYLTVGQASAYVQDEWNATERFKVTLGVRADKALYFSDKASYRSPNINADGTFAGTFVTGSPTVPNRDNLVLFDENGHAVKNGAGQDIDNTRMPSGKILISPRLGFNWDIKGDKTAQLRGGTGLFTGRFPFVWVGNAIGNPFTGYYNVTSRDFKWPQIWRSNIGIDYKLGKGTILTADVAYTKDVHSMMVRDYGLGTPTGRLNAGTGDTRSVYLPADKGNTGTYVFTNANVGYSFNTTIQAQQNFGKGYNLMIGYNYQIAKDASSISAEISGDAFDRNPVLGNANKAVESTSLYGNTHRFTLAGIKKFEYGKGRFATTVSFFSSWTSGNRFSYVYGGDLNNDGSGANDLLYVPTQGEISKMNFVPFTDASGNVQNAAAQGAAFEAFIQQDKYLRGHRGEYTGKYAGETPWFSQLDLRILQDFNFKSKERVSTIQVSLDFVNLGNLINSRWGLRKYASTTGYYQPVTYAGKDGSGVATYQFDPSQRATFITSPDLPSRWQLQLGLRYIF